One region of Trinickia violacea genomic DNA includes:
- a CDS encoding TetR/AcrR family transcriptional regulator, whose amino-acid sequence MGIAERKNRQKQALRERILEASRAIVMREGFAALSMRKIADAIEYSPATLYLHFESRDDIARALCAEGYDQLLASLAPHARIVEPQARLRAIAHAYVAFGLANRETYRLIFMEDPSYTDSALGGASAGGASSEAGQAAAEGANPEAGDAAFRLLIDSVDELKAAGRVSASADSHTWVEALWATLHGIVALTLTCPVYPQSPVEKLVDAAIDAWFGAPDAKRSPRAAGGTRSRTAAKRKAADANAQTNAQADSPLAASDTAPAERDGKVSA is encoded by the coding sequence ATGGGAATCGCCGAACGAAAAAACCGCCAGAAGCAGGCACTGCGGGAACGCATCCTCGAAGCGTCGCGAGCCATCGTGATGCGCGAGGGCTTCGCCGCGCTGTCCATGCGCAAGATCGCCGACGCGATCGAATACTCGCCCGCCACGCTCTATCTGCACTTCGAAAGCCGCGACGACATCGCTCGCGCGCTGTGCGCCGAGGGCTACGACCAACTGCTCGCGAGCCTTGCGCCGCACGCCCGGATCGTCGAGCCGCAAGCGCGGCTGCGGGCGATCGCGCACGCGTACGTCGCGTTCGGGCTCGCGAATCGAGAGACTTACCGGCTGATCTTCATGGAAGATCCCAGCTACACCGATTCGGCGCTGGGTGGCGCGTCGGCCGGGGGCGCTTCGAGCGAAGCGGGGCAGGCAGCCGCCGAGGGCGCGAACCCCGAAGCGGGCGACGCCGCGTTTCGTCTGCTGATCGACTCCGTCGACGAGCTGAAAGCGGCAGGACGCGTGAGCGCTTCGGCGGACAGCCACACGTGGGTCGAGGCGTTGTGGGCGACGCTGCACGGCATCGTCGCGCTGACGCTGACGTGTCCGGTCTATCCGCAGTCGCCGGTGGAGAAGCTGGTCGATGCGGCGATCGACGCCTGGTTCGGAGCGCCGGATGCGAAACGTTCACCGCGCGCAGCGGGCGGTACGCGTTCGCGCACGGCTGCAAAGAGAAAAGCGGCGGACGCGAATGCTCAGACGAACGCGCAGGCCGATTCGCCTTTGGCAGCGAGCGACACAGCACCTGCCGAGCGCGACGGCAAGGTATCGGCCTGA
- a CDS encoding DMT family transporter, producing the protein MPGYLWLAIAIVAEVIGTSALRASEGFSRLWPSLVVVAGYGVAFYCLSMTLKSMPVGIVYAIWSGVGIVLITLVAIVLYRQVPDLAAVAGLGLIVAGVAVLNLFSKMQAH; encoded by the coding sequence ATGCCGGGATATCTGTGGCTTGCCATCGCGATCGTCGCCGAAGTGATCGGGACTTCGGCGCTGCGCGCATCCGAGGGATTCTCGCGCCTTTGGCCGTCGCTCGTGGTCGTGGCGGGTTATGGCGTGGCCTTCTATTGCCTGTCGATGACGTTGAAGTCGATGCCGGTCGGCATCGTCTATGCGATCTGGTCCGGAGTCGGGATCGTGCTCATCACGCTCGTCGCCATCGTGCTGTATCGGCAGGTGCCGGATCTCGCGGCGGTCGCGGGGCTGGGCCTCATCGTCGCGGGCGTCGCCGTGCTCAATCTGTTTTCGAAGATGCAGGCGCATTGA
- a CDS encoding heme-degrading domain-containing protein — translation MDIAHDMQAIAAQEHALVFPRFDAARAWQLGAYLHEVAVARGLAIAIDVRTFGQPLFFCALDGTTPDNVDWVRRKSNVVAHFRRSSYAIGLKMQQAGTTLADKNGLPLAEYAPYGGAFPLAVAGVGVIGSVTVSGLPQRSDHELVVEALCAELGQDYSKLALAKA, via the coding sequence ATGGATATCGCTCACGACATGCAGGCGATTGCTGCACAAGAGCATGCGCTTGTCTTTCCTCGCTTCGACGCCGCCCGTGCGTGGCAGCTCGGCGCCTATTTGCATGAAGTCGCGGTGGCGCGCGGTCTCGCGATCGCGATCGACGTGCGCACGTTCGGTCAACCGCTCTTCTTCTGCGCGCTCGACGGCACCACGCCCGACAACGTCGATTGGGTCCGCCGCAAGAGCAACGTCGTCGCGCACTTCAGGCGCAGTTCATACGCGATCGGCTTGAAGATGCAGCAGGCGGGCACCACGCTCGCCGACAAAAACGGCCTGCCGCTCGCCGAATATGCGCCGTATGGCGGCGCGTTTCCGCTTGCCGTGGCGGGCGTGGGCGTGATCGGCTCGGTGACGGTGTCGGGCTTGCCCCAGCGTTCCGATCATGAGCTCGTTGTCGAGGCGCTGTGCGCGGAACTTGGGCAGGACTACAGCAAGCTCGCGCTTGCAAAGGCGTGA
- a CDS encoding NAD-dependent epimerase/dehydratase family protein: MENVAQAGKVGLFGAAGAAGRSIAAALAAAGRDYRVIGRHREPLETQFGGDPHAEIATWDLDDPASVAAAARGLKTAVYLVGVPYDQFALHPQQMQKALAGMRAAGVERLILIGTVYPYGRAQTNPVTETHPREPHTFKGRMRLAQENLVLDAHGKNGLQTLVLRLPDFYGPGVDRSFLHSAFEGAAHGTRAQMIGPIDVPHEFVFMPDVGPVVEKLTRTPEAYGRVLHLAGAGTITQREIAETAYRLAGRTPKLMVASKPMLRLFGLFNPMLRELVEMHYLLTDPVVLDDSALRALIGPIKKTSYDEGIRLSLEAARSAAAPQAIAA; this comes from the coding sequence ATGGAGAACGTCGCACAAGCAGGGAAAGTCGGTTTGTTCGGAGCGGCCGGCGCCGCGGGCCGCAGCATTGCGGCGGCGCTCGCTGCGGCGGGTCGCGATTACCGCGTCATCGGCCGTCACCGCGAACCGCTCGAAACACAATTCGGCGGCGATCCGCATGCAGAAATCGCAACTTGGGATCTGGACGACCCGGCGTCGGTTGCCGCGGCGGCGCGCGGCCTGAAAACAGCCGTCTACCTGGTCGGCGTGCCCTACGACCAGTTCGCGCTGCATCCGCAGCAGATGCAAAAGGCGCTCGCCGGCATGCGCGCCGCCGGCGTCGAACGATTGATCCTGATCGGCACCGTCTACCCTTACGGGCGCGCGCAAACGAATCCCGTCACCGAAACGCATCCGCGCGAGCCGCATACGTTCAAGGGCCGCATGCGCCTTGCGCAGGAGAACCTGGTCCTCGACGCGCACGGCAAGAACGGCTTGCAAACCCTCGTGCTGCGGCTGCCCGATTTCTACGGCCCCGGCGTCGATCGCAGCTTCCTGCACAGCGCGTTCGAAGGCGCCGCTCACGGCACGCGCGCGCAGATGATCGGCCCGATCGACGTACCGCACGAATTCGTGTTCATGCCCGATGTCGGCCCGGTCGTCGAAAAGCTCACGCGCACACCGGAGGCATACGGCCGCGTGCTGCATCTCGCCGGCGCCGGCACGATCACGCAGCGCGAGATTGCCGAAACGGCCTATCGCCTGGCTGGCCGCACACCGAAGCTGATGGTGGCGAGCAAGCCCATGCTGCGCCTCTTCGGCCTCTTCAATCCGATGCTGCGGGAGCTGGTGGAAATGCACTATCTGCTGACCGACCCCGTCGTGCTCGACGACAGCGCCCTGCGCGCGCTGATCGGTCCGATCAAGAAGACGTCCTACGACGAAGGCATTCGACTGTCGCTGGAAGCCGCGCGCAGCGCCGCGGCGCCGCAGGCGATTGCGGCCTGA
- a CDS encoding NUDIX hydrolase, whose amino-acid sequence MKFCSACGHTVTLRIPAGDNRERFVCEDCGTVHYQNPRNVVGTVPVWDDKVLLCRRAIEPRYGYWTLPAGFMEMGETTSEAAARETLEEAGARVEVQHLFSLLNVPHVHQVHLFYLARMLDLDIEAGEESLEVKLFDERDIPWDDIAFPTVGQTLRFFFADRAAGSYGLHTGDIFRSLRDG is encoded by the coding sequence ATGAAATTCTGTTCAGCCTGTGGCCACACGGTGACCTTGCGCATACCGGCCGGCGATAACCGCGAACGCTTCGTCTGCGAAGACTGCGGCACCGTGCATTACCAGAATCCTCGCAATGTCGTCGGCACCGTGCCCGTCTGGGATGACAAGGTGCTGCTGTGCCGCCGCGCGATCGAACCGCGCTACGGCTACTGGACGCTCCCCGCCGGCTTCATGGAAATGGGCGAAACGACTTCCGAAGCCGCCGCGCGCGAAACGCTCGAGGAAGCCGGCGCGCGCGTCGAAGTGCAGCATCTGTTCTCGCTCTTGAATGTGCCGCACGTGCATCAAGTGCATCTCTTCTATCTCGCGCGCATGCTCGATCTCGACATCGAGGCCGGCGAGGAGAGCCTCGAAGTCAAGCTCTTCGACGAGCGCGACATTCCATGGGACGACATCGCATTCCCGACTGTCGGCCAGACCTTGCGCTTCTTCTTCGCCGACCGCGCGGCCGGCAGCTACGGCTTGCATACCGGCGACATCTTCCGCTCGCTGCGCGACGGCTGA
- a CDS encoding enoyl-CoA hydratase/isomerase family protein produces MSTPEPLSVTENDEVRAYVANRIGYIELNRPKALNALSTSMIRAMHAALDEWRDDPGVLAVVVHSPHPRAFCAGGDVRFFHEAYARGDQVAVDTFFIEEYALDHAVFAYPKPYIALMNGIVMGGGMGISLPAHRTGGLRVVMGSTKMAMPETRIGLFPDVGAGWFLARTPGAIGRYLAVTGTTIEAADALYAGLADVYIDDSAVPALLDTLTQEPFESGAEVVECVRRAASLCKVVPTPDTSRLATTRAWIDRHFAQPDVARILASLASESDCAASEWAEETEGAMRERSPLSMAVSLEVVARAESSMAERLRSDLDLTRSTFARGDVIEGVRARIVDKDNRPVWRIPRIEDVTREDVQRMFESPWPAAEHPLRYLVG; encoded by the coding sequence ATGTCCACACCTGAACCGCTTTCTGTCACAGAGAACGACGAGGTTCGCGCCTACGTCGCGAATCGCATCGGTTATATCGAGCTGAATCGTCCTAAAGCGTTGAATGCGCTGTCGACGTCGATGATCCGCGCGATGCACGCGGCGCTCGACGAGTGGCGCGACGACCCCGGCGTGCTCGCGGTGGTCGTGCATAGCCCGCACCCGCGGGCGTTCTGCGCGGGCGGTGACGTGCGTTTTTTCCATGAGGCGTATGCGCGCGGCGACCAAGTGGCCGTCGACACGTTCTTCATCGAGGAGTACGCGCTCGATCACGCCGTCTTCGCCTACCCGAAGCCCTACATCGCGCTGATGAACGGCATCGTGATGGGCGGGGGCATGGGCATCTCGCTGCCCGCGCATCGCACAGGCGGCCTGCGCGTCGTGATGGGCTCCACCAAGATGGCGATGCCGGAAACGCGCATCGGGCTCTTTCCCGATGTCGGCGCGGGCTGGTTCCTCGCGCGCACGCCGGGCGCGATCGGCCGCTACCTGGCGGTGACCGGCACGACCATCGAAGCCGCCGACGCGCTCTATGCGGGCCTCGCCGACGTCTACATCGACGATTCGGCGGTGCCTGCGCTCCTCGATACCTTGACGCAGGAGCCGTTCGAAAGCGGCGCGGAGGTCGTCGAGTGCGTGCGGCGCGCGGCGTCGCTTTGCAAGGTCGTGCCGACGCCCGATACGTCGCGGCTCGCCACGACGCGTGCCTGGATCGACCGGCACTTCGCGCAGCCGGACGTCGCGCGGATTCTGGCCTCGCTTGCGAGTGAAAGCGATTGCGCCGCGAGCGAATGGGCCGAAGAGACGGAAGGCGCGATGCGCGAGCGTTCGCCGCTATCGATGGCGGTGTCGCTCGAAGTCGTGGCGCGCGCAGAGAGCTCGATGGCGGAACGTTTGCGCAGTGATCTCGATCTGACGCGCTCGACGTTCGCGCGCGGGGATGTGATCGAAGGCGTGAGGGCGCGCATCGTCGACAAAGACAATCGCCCCGTATGGCGCATTCCGCGTATTGAAGACGTGACGCGGGAAGACGTGCAGCGGATGTTCGAGAGCCCGTGGCCTGCGGCGGAGCATCCGTTGCGTTATTTGGTGGGCTGA